The window accataaagaaggctgagcactgaagaattgatgcgttggaactgtggtgctggagtagactcttgagagtcccttgaacagcaaggagatcaaaccagtcaatcctaaaggaaatcaagcctgaagattcattggaaagaatgattctgtagctgaagctccaatactttggccacctgatgcgaagagccgactcattagagaAGGCcgtgatactaggaaagattgaaggcaggagaaggatgcgacagaggatgagatggttgaatgggaTCACCGCCTCAATGAACACGAGTTtaaacaaactccgggagatagtgaaagacatggaatcctggcgggctgcagtccacttggtcccaaagagtcggacacgactgagtgactgtacaaTTGGCCCTTCCGGGCCGGCCCCCGACCCCGTTCAGGCCAATCCCTTCCATTCCCAGGTCCCGCCCCCTCCGCTTCCCGGACCCACCTTCCAGCCGCCAATCCAAAGTCCCGCCCACAAGCCGTAAAGTTCTCTCCCGTCGCAACGCTGAGCACAACGCGCCTGCGCAGACCCTGAAAAGCGGCCAGGGTGGCCCCGCGCTTTCCTTTTCCGGTTGCGGCGCCGCGCGGTGAGGATCGCTTTTCTGCGTCTGCAGCCATGCCGTCCAAGGGCCCTCTGCAGTCAGTGCAAGTCTTCGGACGCAAGGTGAGACGGGCGCGCGATGGTAGGGACGAGGGGAGGCCCGTTTTCGAGAGAAGTCTGTGGGCAGGAATCTGGGGTCTATTTGGGACCCGAGGCCCAGAGCTCACGTGGCTCCGCTCTCTCCCCCTCGCTTTCCACAGAAGACGGCCACCGCCGTGGCGCACTGCAAACGAGGTAACGGCCTCATCAAGGTGAACGGACGACCCCTGGAGATGATCGAACCGCGCACGCTGCAGTACAAGGTGCTGGGATTGAAGACGGGCGTTTGGGTTGAGTGGAGGGCTCTGGAGACGGAGATGTTGAAAGAAATGGGTACCTGAAGTTCCTTGATCTTGGAAACTGAAAGGTTTGGTGTCAAGAGTGGGACGTTCAGAAGCTGAGTTGGGAATGGAAAAATGGGATATTTGACGATGGAGCTGGGTGTTGAGGGTTCAGGCGATATTATGAAAGCTTGAATTGAGAGTGGAAACGTGGATGTTGAAGGATAAGCAGGTGCTTAACTGGGTTGTTTGGAAAGACACTCATTTGGGACGAGGTGGCGTGGGGGCTCCCAAAGCTTATGGGGCCTGATGACGTGCAGTAAGTTAACTGGGGACGTTTTACAGTAGTCTGCGCACTCTGAGGACAGGAATCACTGTTTTGCCCCTCAAACATTGTGACTAAAATAAGGTTTTGAATattgtaggtgctcaataagcaTTAGAAGAACAAGAACAGAAGTTGGGTTTGTAGTGCTTGGCTGTGAAAGGAGTTCCTCTACCCTCCCCGTTTAagcctgagtttttttttttttttccttgaataaagttttattggaacgcTTTAGTTTCTTTGGCTCAGACTGGAAAGATGTCTGAATTTGATTTCTGCCTCTTCTAGCTATGTTATTTGGGGCAGTAACttcccttctctgtaaaatggaaataggtTGTTCCTTGTAGGGTTGTCGAGAGGGTAAATTGGATTCTCTGTGTGAGGTTGTTGGCGTGTGTGTGAAGGTGAAGAACTGTTTACATTGCAGGGTTAGTTAGAACTTGACAATGTCTGAGACATTTGTAGAGCAGGTAAATGAATATCGTGGCTTATTGTCACTGACAGTTTACTCAAAGGCTTGGTGTGTGCATCCTGTATGGAGTGCTGGCAGCAAAGCAGTGACTTGGATGGTTCCAGGGCCTGCCCTCCTAGAGCTTCGAATCCAGTGGGGGACACAGACTGGACCCAGTACCAGACACTGCTCCCAAACAGTCAGAACTGGGGTAGAGGTTCCCAGAGAAGGTTTCTGACTCAAAACTCGGGTTGGAGGGTCAGAGCAGTGGTTGGGGGGACTTGTGAGCTGAGGCCTAAAGTAGGTAAATCAAAGTAGGGTTATAGCATTGTAATTTTTCTGGAAATTTGTGCGGTGCAAAGGAAGAGCAGAGAGCTCAGGTGGGGAAAGCACCTGACATGGCCCAGGAGTGGTTTTTTTCTCCATTTGGGGCAGGTTTAGGGGCTGCAGAGCTTTTCCTTACTATTGGGCTACGGTGCCCATATTTTAAGAATCAGGTTTAAAAAATAGGTGATCTGATGTCCAGAGAGAAACACAGGAGGAGGAACTGCTCAGGCAGGATTCAGTTTGACTTCGACAAACTCTTCTGTCTTAGAAATCTTCCTGCTCTGCTGGCTGTGTATAGGGGGCTTTGAGTAACAGCCCAGCCCTCTTCCACTAATACTTTGAGGCCAGCAGTGGCAAGAGCTACTTGTAGAGAGCTGTGGAAGAATGTTCCATGAGTTGGCTCAGTGGCAGGTTGTGATCTAAAATCCTGTAATGTTTCCTGTTACCCTAGTTACTGGAACCTGTTCTGCTCCTGGGCAAGGAGCGATTTGCTGGTGTGGACATCCGCGTCCGAGTGAAGGGTGGTGGTCACGTAGCCCAGATTTACGGTGAGTCTCGAACACTGGGCACATAGGTGGAAGGTGGGTCTGAGGGCAGGGTCCCACCCCTGGGTGCTCATAAAGCTGATGTGCCTTTTGTCTGTGTCTTCCTCACAGCCATCCGCCAGTCCATCTCCAAAGCCTTGGTGGCCTATTACCAGAAATGTGAGTGAGGGTGGGTCCTTCCCAGCAGGTGGGTGGGGGCATGTCAAGGGCTCGCATTTAGCCACAAAGAGTGGGAGGGCACTTGCTGGAGTCTAAATCTTCTCCCATCCTTTCACCCCCAGATGTGGATGAGGCTTCCAAGAAGGAGATCAAAGACATCCTCATCCAGTACGACCGGACTCTGCTGGTAGCCGATCCCCGTCGCTGCGAATCCAAAAAGTTTGGAGGTCCTGGTGCCCGTGCCCGCTACCAGAAATCCTACCGATAAGCCCATCATGAAGATCAGGGTTTCCCTGTATAGCACCTTTATAATAAATGTCGTGGGATTTAAGGTTTCAGGAACTATTCTGTGGTCTTCCGTGGTGGGTCTTTGTCTAAAAGGAATGCAGGAAACACCCCCAGAAGCCTTTCTAGAAGCTACCACCCTGATTAGGACGTGGGTAGGAGAGGCGGGTGGGACCAGACCTGGTCTCAGTTTCTCTGGGCTTCCAGTGTGTGAACACAGCTCTGTGGGCGTGGTTCCTGGTCATTGGTTGTGTGAGTGTCCTTGTGGGTTTTATCTCTTTCAGTCCTTTTGCTGTTTTAATGGCATATCAGAAGAGCAGGGGAAATGTATAAGATCAGTAATCTTTAATACAAAGTGAGGTGAGGTCTTAAGTCAGCAGCTAAGGGCCATCTATGCATGTGTTGggaaaggaaattttttaatgCCAACCTGTAGTGTAGATAGGATTGAGGTTGGGCAGGGGTCTGTAATCCCCGTGGTGGGTGGGTGCATGATTTCCCCTGACGGGTTTCATCCTTGAGGATGTTGATTGTAACCCCTGCTCCCCATGGCCTCCTTAAAGCAAGTCCCAGTTATGCTCAACATGACTGTCCTTATAGGCCCGGGAATACATAGGTCTGAGGACATGTTCATTTCTTGTGTCTGCCAtgtgatgaaaagagctgacgtAGGTGAACTCAGTTGCTGCCCCTGGGCTAGAGCACTTCCATCATGGAGGAAAGTTCTGTGGGATGGTGCTGGTGTATGTATAGGAAGTAAAGTGTTGTTTGTGAATTAAGTTGTTCTCAGTTTCCTTCCCCATATTTAAAGGAAGCTAGTGAGTATCACTGGGGTGCGAAGGGCATCTGTCCTTCTATAACAGCCTTTGCAGCCAGTGATCTGCCCCCAAGTGGGCTTCCTCACTATTTCCTGCTGAGCAAACTGGTAAGAACATCATTAGACACTTGATCAAGGAGTGGTTTCacagattttctttataaaaggaacttgggagggcttccctagcagctctggtaaagaatccacctgccaatgcaagagacccgggttttgATGCCCTGAAGATCTCACATGGGGTGGAGCAACTAAGCGTGTGCCacagctctggagcctgtgagccgcaactaGAGCACGTGCGCTACAACTCGGGAATAGCCCccgctctccgcaactagagaaagcctgtgcggcAGTGAAGACCCGGCTCTGTCAAAAATAGAAACTGGGAAAgttttactgttttttctttttaaaggaacttGGGATTTACTGACTTGTCCTTTTTGTATGTTTGCCCTACTGACGAAACGGTAGCCACGTGTGGCCGTGAAGCTGGGCTGCACTGATGAGAACGTTGTTTACTGACAGGACAATCCTGTGGGATGGTACTCAGGTACAGAAAATAGAGTTTACACTTGGAGGTGGGGTTGGTGGAGCTCCACTAGGCGCCAGGCTAAGTATTGTTGGGTTGTCCTCACACCATCTCTGTGAGGTGGGTGGCAGGCAGGTATCTTCACCTTAGCTGCTGAGAAAGTTAGCATAGTGGCAAAATAACCACCTCACCAAGTTTTGCATTGAAGCTGGAATTACTAATGACTACTTAACTGGGTTTGACTGGCATTAACCTAAACATCCCCAGGAGGGCAGCACTGTCCCAAGGCTGTCATGCCACAGACAGCCGACCTTACTTTCCCTCTTCAAGCCTGTCTTAATTACAGCTTACAAAAGGCAGGCTGTAGTAGACCAGCAAGAGAGGTATTCATGAGGAGGCGTTGGAGCTGGGGCCATGAAGCAGAGGTAGGAgttgggcaggcaggcaggagggatGGAATTTGGGGGCAGGGACCAGGAGGGGCCAAGGCAGGCCTAGTACCCAGGGTTTTCCCACGGGGCCCGGAGACCCCCTTAATTTGAGGCTCCTGGCTCCCTCCCAGAGGCACAGCTGGGACACATCTGGAAGTGGCCAAGGGGGCTCGCCTCCTTCCTCGCTGCAGTCCTTGGCGTAGACACCCCCCTTCACCCTCCCGGCTGCCGCCTCCTCAAATACCGGGAATTCCGGCGCCGCTGGGAGCCTGCGCCAGGCTGGGAACTTTCCTTAAGCTGGGAATGTGCAGCTGGGGGCGGAAGCGGGGAGGGCCAGCCTCAGTCCTGACCTTTGGGAGGCTGCAGTGGAGCAGGTCCAGGCCAAGGAGCCCGACTCAGCCCATGCCCCGGCATATGGCATGGTACccactcaataaataaatgagtggaagccagcagctaacatttactgaccCAGGCCTTGTTCACTTTAGCTAATAATCATTACCTAGGGCCTTTGGAGTACCAGGCTTCAAGCCTCCTGTGGGCAAGGAGTTGTTCCCTGTTGTACCCTCAGTGGCAAgaatagaaagagaaagtgaagcagctcagtcgtgtccgactgcaaccctgtggactgtagcccaccaggcttttctgtccatgggatcctccaggcaagaatactggagtggcaagAATAGCGCCTGACAGAGACAATCAAGAGTGCTGACTCAGGCTTGGCTGTGGCTGAATCCCATCTCTGCTCCTTCCCACTCACGTGACTGGGCAAGTATCCTCTCtgcctgagtttcctcatctctaaagtgggGATTACAGATCCCCACTTGCCTGTGAGGGATATTGAGGACTCAAAGGGAATGAGCTGAAATAGTGACTAATGCTTGTGGTATGCAGTTTAGAACTCAGTAACAgcattttttgctgttgttaactGATTGTTAAAACCAGATTCTTGGGCTCCTGCCTTGAGGGTTCTGATTTCATGGGTTGGGACTGGACCCTGGGGCATCTGATTTGATCAGGGCCTTAGTAAgtcagggggcttccctcatagctcagttggtcaagaatcagGCTTAAACACGTTTGGGAAGTAAGGATATGCTCATTGAATCTTTATGATGATCCTATAAAGGCGGATAGTGTTGTCCTTatcatacagatgaggaaaccaggcttggggggtggggggtggagttCCACAGTGAGTACTAGAAAAGCTGGGGCTTCAACTCAGCCATGAAGCTGTGGTGTctcaagagaattccagggaagACTGAGTAAGATCTAGAGCATAAGAGGTTAAGTACTCAATGAAAGAAGCTAGTTATTACCAAAGAAACTTAAACTGTGCTGCTTACTGGGCCTTGCACTGCTGTGAGGGTGACAGAACAATCTTAGAATAAAAGCCTTTGTCTCTTAAGACCTGAATGAGTTTTGGAGGTGGGGGTTCTGTAGAGGTCCCCCAACTAGAGAGAGGCTGGGTaaaaggatcaatacaagaaCTGGATGGGTGGGTATAGAACTGGAATACTTAGGTAGACATGGGACGCTTCCCAGAATCCCAAACCCAATCCATTCTGGTGTTAGCATGGAACTCTCTCTGAAGTTTTGTAGTACCAAGACCCAGAAGAATCCAGGTAAGGAAGGATGGATTGAAAGAGATTAaaatggctggctggctggtggtgaaagtaaagtcgctcagtcgtgtccgactctgtgaccccatggactgcagcccaccaggctggtgGTAGAGATGGTTAAATGGCTGCTTGGCTTGATGGATTAGGAGATGACTGAATGATGAAATGTGTGAATGGACAGACAGCAATGGGAATATGCAGGGACGAATGGATGAATAGAGTTGGCTGGAGAAGGCAGACAGGTGGGATAATGGATGAGTAGATTTATGGAGGAATGGGTGCTagatggggggtggggtaggaTGATGGCTGAAAAGAGTGGATAGCTGAATAAAGCAAGTCTATGGGTaggatcggagaaggcaatggcaccccactccagtactcttgcctggaaaatcccacggatggaggagcctggtaggctgaggtccatggggtcgctaagagtcggacacgactgagtgacttcactttcacttttatgtgttggagaaggacacagctacccactccactgttcttgcctggagaatcccagggacgggggagcctggtgggctgccgtctgtggggtcgcacagagtcagacacgactgaagtgacttagcagcagcatgggtAGGATAATGGATTTGAAGACGGACAGAGAGGGAGATGATGGAGAGACAGCTGGGTGGATAGAATTGGCTATGAAGATGAGATGAATGGATGATGGTGGGACACAAACTGAATTGCTGAGGGAAGGAATTTCAAGGGATTTGCTTGGGAAAAACAtttttgggggttgggggggcactTATTAACTTGGCTTTCCTGGTTAGGCATCAAGCAGTTTATAAACCCTCTAAACTCATACACGCAACTGTAATGGGTCCAGTTTTCAGTAATTCTCAAAGGAGTCTGAGATTCCCCAAATTTTCAGAACAACCATTTGTGCAGTATCAGACCTTCCTATTCATTGTTGCTTTCTGTCATCCCCACTGCCTCCAGAATGGGAAAAGACACATAATTCCATAGTATTAgttaacaaaatattaatgacacccccttccccatccctgtTGGGTTAATCCAGGTAAGTAACAAGGACCATTCGCCAAAGATTCCAGGAGTCAGAAAGCTGTGGCAATTTTTAGACCTGTGTTCAGTGTCTGGACTTCTGGGTGAATTCTGAAGGTCTCTGGCATCTGGTTGAAGTCTTTGCTTTTCAAGGAGCCCGACATCCTGACTCACACTGACATCCTCACTCACATGTGGAAAGGGGCATCGGGGCCCCCCTGGGCTTTGCGGAGACCCACAGATTCTTGGGGAGTTGCCAAGAGAGCAGGATGGTTCAACCTGACCTGGGCCTTGGCCGGCCGTAGCCGCCCGCCACCTCCGACATGGATGTTGACCGTAGTGGCATAGCTGAGCCTccgggctggggtgggtgggggttggggcTGGGGGGGCGGTGAAGGTGCCCGTGACGTGGGGGCAGAGGACCAAGGGCCCCGGGAGGCTGGGGGAGCCTCTCCTCCAGGCCCCTGTCGCCGAGCCAGGCTCTGGCTGATGTATGAAGCTGCCAGGTATCTTGAAAGGGCGGCCGCATTGGGGCCCAGGAGCTTCCGTGTCGGGGGTGGGGGACTGTGGGGTGGGGTCAAGTCTGAAGACTCTGATCTGGCAGCGTGAGAGACCGAGTGACCTCCTTGTTTGGCCAAAAGCACGGTGGTCTGGACTGGGGTGGGTAATGGGCCCTGAGTGTCTGTAGGGCCTCCTTGCTCAGGCAAAGGTGTGGCGGCTGGATCCTGGTCATTCGTGAAGCCCTTCTGTTCCAACAAAGGTGTCAGCTTCTGAACCTGGAGGTCTGTGAGGCTTTGTTCCTGAAGCCAAGGTGCAGCAGCACGACCCTGGCTGTATCGTAGGCCTCCCTGCTGGGGCAAAGGCAGGAAGGCTTGGACCTGGGCGTCTGTGAGGCCTGCTGTCTGGGGCAAAGGTGTGGCAGCTGGAACCTGAAAGTCTGGGAGGTCCTGGGGCAAGGACGGCGGGGCATCGGCTGGGATCTGACGGTCCAAGTGGCCTCCGTGTACAGGCAAAGGTGAGGTACCCGGAACCTGAATGTCTGGGAGGTCACGCTGCAAAGGCAGTGGGGTGTCAGCTGGGATCTGAGGGTCCAGGCTGCTTCCGCGTATAAGCACAGCATCGACAGCTGGCCCACACGCAGTGGCTGGGGACTGAACATCCCTGGAGCTTCCTGGCTTAGTTACCAGGGTGCTGGTTGGGCTCTGGCTGTCCCAGCAGCCTTCTCGCTTGGGTGCAGGACTGGTGGCTGAAACCACGACATCAGAGGAACTTCCCCGCTTGGGTGAAGCTGGGTTGGTGGGAAGCTGGATGTCCGCGTGGCCTCCTTGCTCAGGAGATGAGGTGCTAGAAGGAACCTGGGTATCCACGTGGTCTCTATGCTCCTGTAAAGGAATGGCAGCTGGAACTTGGATTTCCAGGTGGCCCTGATCTGGCGAAATTGTAATAGCTGCAGCTTGGCTGCCTGGGGGGTCATCCTGCTCCAGCAAAGTTGTGGTGGCTGGAATCTGGGTATTCCAGAGGCTTCCTTGCTCAGGCAGGGGGGTAGCAGCTGGaacctggaggctcagatggccTTGCTCAGGCAAACTGGAAACATGTAGACCCTGGCTGTCCTGGCAGCCTCCCAGCTTAGTCAAAGGTGTGGCAGCTTGAACCCGCGCAGCAGGGCTGAGGGGGACAGATTCCTGGGCACAGGTCAGAGGGAAGGCCAGCTCACACACCAGCACGTGTCCAAAGGCAGGCAGGGGTCCTGCATGCAAAGACAGATGGGTCGAGTTAGGACGGATCCTCCAGGTGGGGCCACCTCTGCTGACCACATACCTGGACCTCACCTGGCTCGGCCTGCTCCTGGGGCAGGCCGGGTAACAGCTGTGGCTGGGCCAGAGCCCGAGGCCTGCGGCGGGGTGCGTTGGCTGATGCCCGGGTCTCGGCCCGCTGCATGTGCTGGATTCGCTCGCTGTAAAGCCGGGCCAACTCTCGCACTCGGGATGCTGACCTCTCTGAAGTCGGGactcctgccttccctcctccactGCTACCGCCTCCACTCAGGTCCGAGTCTTCCAGGATCAGCAGTGGCTCAGGAAAACCCGGCCGGGCCAGCTGCCCCTGCTCCAGGGCCTGCCAGGCGCTCCGGATTTCAGAGCAAGAGCGGAACTCCAGCTCATGTGAGAATCCCTGATCCCGGGTGACATCTGGGGGCTGGAATTCTGGGAATGATCCTCCTTCATCCTCTTCTCGCCCTGCCCTGCCTTCTGAGGAGGGCTCGCCCAGTTTTCCAGAAGTGCTTCCGGGGAAAAGTTCCCTCCGGGTGGCTAGAGTCTCATTCAGCTCCTGTGGGGGTCCCTGGAGCCAGGAGTCACAGGGGAGCTGGGGGGCAGCGCTGGAAAGACTAGGAATGTCGGGGATGCTAGGAATGGCTGGAAGGCAGGGCATTTCAAAAACACTGGAAATGTCAGAGAGGCTGGGGAGGCGTGGCATCTGGGGAATTTCAGAAAGGCTGGGCACTTCAGGGAGGCTGGGTCTGTCGGGGCTTTTGGAAAGGCTGGGAATGTCGGCAATTTCAGCCGCACTGGAACCTTCGAGCCCCTCCAGGACGTGGAGTGGGGAAGGCTCCCGTTCATCCACGTCcagttcttcctcctcctcttctgaaGAGTCTCGGCTGGGCAGGCCTTGGAATGTGAGGGTGTCACTGTCGCTTGGCACTTGGGAGTCTCCGGGGAACTTGGGAACATCATCGGGGGGTGGCTGTAGTGGGGCCTGAGGAAGCCAAAAGGTGTCAGGGTGGGGTGGCCCCCTGAATCCCAGGCTGTGCCCACCCAGGCCCGGAGCCCCAAGGACACTGGGAGGGGACGCCTGGCTCACCCCCGGATCCCGGAGGCCCCTTTGGTTCAGGAGCTCCAGGATTTCTTCAGTGATTGAGGTCCCAGAAGGGTCCAGCGTCGGGGGTCCTGTGTCCTCCAGGTCCTCAGGGGGTCCAGAAGTGGGACCTGGTGGCTGAGGCTCCAGGGGTGGGTAGAGCTCCCCCGCACTGCCGGCATGCTGTGAGGAAGGCAAGGAAGGAGGGTGGGAGTCTGGGGGCCCCaatcccctcctccctcagaggACGGGGAATCCAGGCCCTGTCACCTTCTTCTTCAGACCCGGGACTTGGGAACTCAAGCTCCCTCCCCCAATAGACCCAGGAGTCCGGGTCCCGGAATGTTTCTCACCTTGAGTCTAGGCTTAGCTGGGGAGGAAGAGATGAGAAAGAGCAAAGAGTGAGATGTAGGAACAAGTGTTATTCCTTATCATTGATGAGTGGCCCTCACCCCTCCCTCGCGATGCCCGGGAGTCCCAGGGAACACACAGGGACGCAGCAGGCTGGGATGGGCAGTCACTCACCATCGTGTGGGAACATGACATAAAGGTCCTTCAGAGGCTCTGAGGGGAAGACACAGTGATGTCAGGGCCTGCTCCCCCACCTGACACCAAGTTCACTTTTAGGGGAGGGTACTCACCAGACTGTCTGCGGCCACGACGGGTAGTGGCAGGTCCTGGTGATGGGGCTGTGGGGAGAGGTAGATCGGAACCCTGTTAGGACCCCCACTCCAGGTTCCTGGGGGAGGGATGAGGAGCAACCTCAGTTCCATCTCCTTTACCTGTGTTCCTTCGTCCAGGAGTGAAACTTCTAGCATCTCGAGGTCGGGGAGACCCAAGTGGGGGTGTAAGGGGCTCTGGGATAGGCTTGCTTTTAGGAGCACCTACAGGGAGAGATTTGGGGCTAATAATCTACTTTTTCTTTGAAGCGATTCTTCTACTGTCACATCCTCCCAACCCGAGGTCCCGACTCACAGTGCAGGCTGTTTTCAAGGAGGACTTGTTTTGCCTGAAAAAGATAAGCATGAGGGTTGAGGGGGCTGGGCCCTGAGAACCTCAGGCTCGGTCTGATAAAAGGGTGCTGCTACCTGTCAGGGGCCTTACACAACTGATACTGACTAAGCCTCCCCACCACCCTATGAAGTTGGTGCTATTATTCCTCcaggtgaggaagctgaagccagagaggttaagttacttgccCAGAATCACATAGCAGGGATGTTGTGGAACTGAGATTGAAACCCAGGCAACCCAACGTTGAATGTAACTACCATGTTCTAAGACAGAGCCCCCACCCCTGTCCCTGGCACTCAGGGTCTTTCAATGCTTTGAGTGGGGGggtgcttcccaagtggtgcagtggtaaaagaatcctcctgcccatgcagaagatgcaaagagacgcaggttcaacccttgggtcgggaagatcccttagagatggcagcctactccagtattcctgattgggaaatcccatggacagaggaacctggtgagctatagttcagggggggtcacaaagagttggacatgactgagcgtgcatgcatggGTCCCCAGCACCCTGAGGACTCCCCAGCGGTGGCAGGAGCTGTACCTTGGCAGGGATGGAGGCGGGGTGGTTTTCAAAGAAGAGGCGCTGGAGACAGTGAATCCACAGCCTTTTCTCTTCTTGGTTcttggcctgggggtgggggtggggtgggggtggaatggggagcCAGGTGTGAGGTTTAGGGACTTGGGGGTAGGACATCCCTGCCTGCCCAGTCCCACCCTGTGCTCACCTGGAGCAGGTGCCTGTGCTTGGGAATGGTCAGATCAGACACCTTGAACCCCAGAGGGTCTCTAGGGTTCTCGCTCACACTCAGGTTGCAGCACTGGGTGAAGAGCAGAGAGAGGCCTCAGACTCATCCTTGTACCCCTCAAGTGTATCTGAGCCCCCTCCTCCTAAAAGATGTCCCCtttcaagcttccctggtggctcagtggtaaagaatctgcaggccagtgcaggagacctggatttgatccctcatcagggaagatcccacatgccatggaatagcccctgcgccacaactattaagcctgcgctctggagcctgcaAGCCGCAACCAgtgagttcacatgccacaactactgaagcccacgcaccctagagcctgtactccacaacaaaagaagccaccgcgCCTCAACTAGACAAAAGCCCTCATAGTAAGCAAGACCTAGTgcatccataaataaataaacgatGTTCCCTTCCCCCTGTCAACTCTCCCCACCAGGCTGGGCTCAGCTCTCCCTCACCAGTCCTCCCACGCTCatctggatcaagaagatgcaaCTGCAGGACAGTGTAGATGCTTGCCTGGTGGGCAAATCCAGGTCCTCCCCTTCCAGGTCTGCATCACCTCTGCATACCTCTGACCCTGCCCGCCCCTCCTTATTAAACCCTACCCCGCTCCTCGACTCAAGGAAACATGGTCCTTTGAAGCGAGTTGCCCACCCATGTATACCCTGCCCCCAGCCACGCCTTTGGCTCTACAGCTCTGTACAGAATACACCTGGCAGGTAATATTTtggccctgcccccatccctgaACTCACAAAGATGTGGCCCTTGTAGGTGTATTCCGGTCCCCGGCGCTTGGCCACGAGCAGCATCCGTGAGAACAGAAAGAGCAGCCGTTCACCCCCTCGAAGCCGAGGGCCGCTCCCTCCACCACCTCGGAATGCGCCCTCCAGCACTAGCTCCCCAAAAGCGCTGAGGTCCGGACCGGTCCAGCCGCCCAGCCGCCGCTGCACCTCCTGCCGGGACCCCAAGAACACAGCAGCGGGCAGTGCACACACATCCAGACAGGGCGGTTAGCAAGCAGACTGTGCTGTCCCAGCCCACCCTCCAAGGCTCTGACCGACCGCTGACCGGAGGCCCTCATGTCCACGCCGCCC of the Cervus canadensis isolate Bull #8, Minnesota chromosome 18, ASM1932006v1, whole genome shotgun sequence genome contains:
- the PLEKHG2 gene encoding pleckstrin homology domain-containing family G member 2 isoform X1, yielding MPEGARGLGLSKPSPSLGHRGEVCDCAAVCDTRTAAPATPAMTSPRGSGSSTSLSTVGSEGDPAPGPTPACSASRPEPLPGPPIRLHLSPVGTPGSAKPSRLERVAREIVETERAYVRDLRSIVEDYLGPLLDGGVLGLSAEQVGTLFANIEDIYEFSSELLEDLEGSSSAGGIAECFVQRSEDFDIYTLYCMNYPSSLALLRELSLSPPAAMWLQERQAQLHHSLPLQSFLLKPVQRILKYHLLLQELGKHWAEGPDAGGREMVEEAIVSMTAVAWYINDMKRKQEHAARLQEVQRRLGGWTGPDLSAFGELVLEGAFRGGGGSGPRLRGGERLLFLFSRMLLVAKRRGPEYTYKGHIFCCNLSVSENPRDPLGFKVSDLTIPKHRHLLQAKNQEEKRLWIHCLQRLFFENHPASIPAKAKQVLLENSLHCAPKSKPIPEPLTPPLGSPRPRDARSFTPGRRNTAPSPGPATTRRGRRQSEPLKDLYVMFPHDAKPRLKHAGSAGELYPPLEPQPPGPTSGPPEDLEDTGPPTLDPSGTSITEEILELLNQRGLRDPGAPLQPPPDDVPKFPGDSQVPSDSDTLTFQGLPSRDSSEEEEEELDVDEREPSPLHVLEGLEGSSAAEIADIPSLSKSPDRPSLPEVPSLSEIPQMPRLPSLSDISSVFEMPCLPAIPSIPDIPSLSSAAPQLPCDSWLQGPPQELNETLATRRELFPGSTSGKLGEPSSEGRAGREEDEGGSFPEFQPPDVTRDQGFSHELEFRSCSEIRSAWQALEQGQLARPGFPEPLLILEDSDLSGGGSSGGGKAGVPTSERSASRVRELARLYSERIQHMQRAETRASANAPRRRPRALAQPQLLPGLPQEQAEPGPLPAFGHVLVCELAFPLTCAQESVPLSPAARVQAATPLTKLGGCQDSQGLHVSSLPEQGHLSLQVPAATPLPEQGSLWNTQIPATTTLLEQDDPPGSQAAAITISPDQGHLEIQVPAAIPLQEHRDHVDTQVPSSTSSPEQGGHADIQLPTNPASPKRGSSSDVVVSATSPAPKREGCWDSQSPTSTLVTKPGSSRDVQSPATACGPAVDAVLIRGSSLDPQIPADTPLPLQRDLPDIQVPGTSPLPVHGGHLDRQIPADAPPSLPQDLPDFQVPAATPLPQTAGLTDAQVQAFLPLPQQGGLRYSQGRAAAPWLQEQSLTDLQVQKLTPLLEQKGFTNDQDPAATPLPEQGGPTDTQGPLPTPVQTTVLLAKQGGHSVSHAARSESSDLTPPHSPPPPTRKLLGPNAAALSRYLAASYISQSLARRQGPGGEAPPASRGPWSSAPTSRAPSPPPQPQPPPTPARRLSYATTVNIHVGGGGRLRPAKAQVRLNHPALLATPQESVGLRKAQGGPDAPFHM